The following are from one region of the Salvia splendens isolate huo1 chromosome 2, SspV2, whole genome shotgun sequence genome:
- the LOC121783743 gene encoding protein TIME FOR COFFEE-like isoform X3: protein MDRNREARRASIVGSNGFNRRRHRTNSLRDSPDEDVELQESVRLRDRMKKDRDRERERDRERERERERDRERDLRERSSRSKRRRGGDETSEESINDEEDEEDEVNAGGVRLLSQAVGSVPNHHHHSSSFSQPQQNNTVSSNHHLQHRKTFPPISSTAAKVSKAPPEMMSAPVPRKARSASTKRSHDWISISNNSGGELNHGSSPARQAATPVPAAPMSPSSSNASMRKKLKQTVNNSGPKLKPPKVATASASKPSSSNPEELEIEIAEVLYGLMTQSQAPSSLKKEESREIKRNSSPISNSPSANNPNLGSNSGPLSAVAPKRKRPRQIPENSSHGARSSPVPAKLDADQTPKCEIPSPEKISGPAVENVHEMATNSVDPQRQAAAAGSVSEMKPVAEELRESNSVAKEEIKSPKEKESPALRAAVNQNGDSPAAAPSPAAATTKTNFADYRKEEKFEIDLMAPPPQAKSSPDKEAKIDLRGSPVDQKPVVPATDTNSKAVRDQANENDRIGAGSDQEIKVLEERESKERNVDLHLNLEKSERDDGDGVTAANKSQLLTPKQQQQQQLTEKSGHSTSSLPLPMSMGNWPGGLAPMSRYMAPLQEIVSMEGGGAVAPGHIQPLFSQPRPKRCATHCHIARNIHYLQQFMKMNPFWPGPAGSASLFGAKPCNLNFIPGMELHGNVAVRGAQDKAQNAPIPVGKEKGSQPASTSDSAQGKQQILIQQALPPVAPSNLLGPTFIFPLSQQQSAAPRPSGTKSPAAGVSSNTCSSGVTNSTSAGAVSFNYPNMPSNETQYLAILQNNGYPFPIPAAAVGAPPNYRATPGQALPLFNGSFYSSQMIHPSQLKHAQPSSIQSQLLQAHQNASQSSGGSSTSQKHLQGQHPRMQTGGGVSSGSGTASLQNMPSQKLQSSQQQLQQGLSQYVHQSRARHLEGEPSREDSPSMAESRGSRASMNIYGQNFAMPMHPQNFGLMTHPATLAGVGGGAASATSASSNHADKKGQHGSKPGPESLPASHSFAMSFGTVNGTSGGPGIDVASMAQNHALFHSSSEATRQNMQMMAAVQAAQKKNFRISDDGKSAGVDSHATEERKILTGKAMGVGGGQQSIAFTRSDLTTDGHVSSSIQANNVIESSTRSINAAASGAPRSSRSNAVNVQNAHSIQAQLQQQQNLQLKHQQQQQQQQQQQQQQQQQQHQHQQQLKQHMAANSGSLQQQLKQHMAANSGSLPQHMTANAVSRQQHFNSSSTMGLKFPSGLSGFPTNLVKSNSSSPSQSPQWKGSGRNLSPQTSSATTATLKNLPQQHSQTQISFGGNQKPSTGSQGQAHPSNNQTSSSPMMVGSPTASSVSKGASGSPRTASSASTNNKTSQAPSLSAQPTKNAPSGPNQKSPSILGNLHVASASSGSIQKSQIQLQSQQQMPKTMQQQLFFSNPYAQSQCPHSSSKSSTTPGVSGYYMPRRQTDQQQQSPSAPVTSAGCLSLLGGANTNDPATAIAAATANAKGSGLPSQGIIHAPQFAAKAAGSLLPAGFSYAHPVPAAVQVKPTEQKQPDA from the exons ATGGACAGAAACAGAGAAGCCAGAAGAGCTAGTATCGTCGGCTCCAATGGCTTcaaccgccgccgccaccgaaCCAACAGCCTCAGAGACTCTCCAG ATGAAGATGTGGAGTTGCAGGAATCAGTGAGGTTAAGAGATAGAATGAAGAAAGATCGGGAtcgagagagggagagggacaGGGAGAGGGaaagggagagggagagggacagagagagagatttgagaGAAAGGTCTAGCCGGAGTAAGAGGAGAAGAGGCGGAGACGAGACTTCGGAAGAGAGCatcaatgatgaagaagacgaagaagatgaagtgaaCGCCGGCGGCGTGAGGTTGCTGTCGCAGGCGGTGGGTTCCGTCcccaaccaccaccaccatagcAGTAGTTTTAGTCAACCGCAACAGAACAATACTGTAAGTAGCAATCACCATCTCCAGCACAGGAAAACCTTTCCTCCTATTTCTTCAACGGCGGCCAAGGTTTCTAAAGCGCCGCCGGAAATGATGAGCGCTCCCGTTCCTAGAAAGGCACGCTCCG CATCCACGAAGAGGTCTCACGATTGGATTTCAATCAGCAACAACAGCGGCGGAGAGCTGAATCATGGGAGCTCTCCGGCGAGACAAGCGGCGACGCCTGTGCCGGCGGCTCCGATGTCTCCGTCATCTTCCAATGCTTCCATGAGAAAGAAGCTT AAGCAGACTGTGAACAACTCTGGGCCGAAGCTGAAGCCGCCGAAAGTGGCAACGGCGTCCGCGTCGAAGCCAAGCTCTTCGAATCCGGAGGAGTTGGAGATTGAAATCGCGGAGGTGTTGTATGGTTTGATGACTCAATCACAAGCCCCTTCTTCATTGAAAAAGGAGGAGTCTAGAGAAATCAAGCGCAATTCATCGCCGATTTCTAATTCCCCTTCGGCCAATAATCCCAATTTGGGATCCAATTCTGGGCCCCTTTCAGCTGTCG CTCCGAAGAGGAAGAGGCCGCGGCAGATTCCGGAGAACTCAAGCCACGGCGCTCGTAGCAGCCCCGTTCCGGCGAAGCTCGACGCAGATCAGACGCCGAAGTGCGAGATTCCATCCCCAGAGAAAATCTCAGGACCCGCAGTTGAAAATGTGCATGAAATGGCTACCAATTCGGTCGATCCACAGAggcaggcggcggcggcggggtCAGTGTCGGAGATGAAGCCTGTGGCTGAAGAATTAAGAGAGAGCAATTCCGTCGCGAAGGAAGAGATAAAGTCGCCGAAGGAAAAAGAATCTCCTGCGTTGAGAGCAGCGGTTAACCAAAACGGAGATTCACCGGCGGCGGCACCTTCACCGGCTGCGGCGACTACTAAAAC CAATTTTGCGGATTATCGGAAGGAAGAGAAGTTCGAAATAGATCTTATG gcGCCGCCGCCACAAGCAAAATCTTCTCCGGATaaagaagcaaagattgatctGAGGGGTTCGCCGGTGGATCAAAAGCCGGTTGTTCCGGCCACCGATACA AATTCGAAGGCGGTGAGAGATCAAGCCAACGAAAATGACAGAATTGGGGCAGGGagtgatcaagaaataaaggTGCTAGAAGAAAGGGAATCAAAGGAGAGGAATGTAGATTTGCATCTTAACTTGGAGAAGTCAGAAAGAGATGACGGTGATGGAGTTACTGCAGCAAACAAATCGCAGTTGTTGACTccgaagcagcagcagcagcagcagctcacTGAGAAATCTG GTCACTCAACGAGCTCTTTGCCGTTGCCAATGTCGATGGGGAATTGGCCCGGTGGGCTTGCTCCGATGAG CAGATATATGGCTCCGTTGCAAGAAATTGTGTCAATGGAGGGAGGAGGGGCAGTTGCGCCTGGACATATTCAG CCGTTGTTCTCTCAGCCCCGACCAAAACGCTGTGCTACACATTGCCACATTGCTAGGAATATACATTACCTCCAACAGTTCATGAAGATGAACCCCTTCTGGCCTGGACCGGCTGGCTCGGCTTCTTTATTCGGGGCAAAGCCTTGCAATCTTAACTTCATACCAGGAATGGAGTTGCACGGGAATGTTGCTGTCAGAGGTGCTCAGGATAAGGCCCAGAATGCCCCCATTCCTGTCGGGAAGGAGAAGGGTTCTCAACCGGCCAGTACGTCAGATTCTGCTCAGGGAAAGCAGCAGATTCTTATCCAGCAAGCATTGCCTCCCGTTGCTCCTAGTAATTTGCTG GGGCCTACTTTCATCTTCCCCTTGAGCCAGCAGCAATCGGCAGCACCACGGCCTAGTGGAACCAAATCACCGGCTGCTGGTGTTTCTTCCAATACCTGTAGCTCTGGTGTTACGAATTCCACTTCAGCAGGTGCAGTGAGCTTCAACTATCCGAATATGCCTTCTAATGAGACGCAGTATTTGGCGATCCTACAGAACAACGGGTACCCGTTTCCCATACCGGCTGCTGCTGTAGGTGCCCCCCCGAATTACAGGGCTACCCCAGGCCAGGCGCTGCCTTTGTTCAACGGTTCATTCTACTCGTCTCAGATGATTCATCCTTCGCAACTTAAGCACGCGCAGCCATCATCCATCCAGTCACAGCTGCTGCAAGCTCACCAAAATGCAAGCCAATCCAGTGGTGGTTCCTCGACTTCACAGAAGCATTTGCAGGGCCAGCATCCGAGAATGCAAACTGGCGGCGGCGTCTCCAGTGGTTCTGGAACTGCTAGCTTGCAGAACATGCCGTCCCAGAAATTGCAGTCATCCCAGCAGCAGTTGCAACAGGGTCTCAGCCAATATGTGCACCAATCACGGGCAAGGCACCTTGAGGGGGAACCAAGTAGGGAAGACAGCCCATCAATGGCTGAAAGCCGGGGTTCTCGAGCCTCTATGAACATATATGGCCAGAATTTCGCAATGCCAATGCACCCGCAGAATTTCGGGTTGATGACTCATCCTGCCACTTTGGCTGGTGTTGGCGGTGGTGCAGCGAGTGCTACGAGCGCGAGTAGTAATCATGCTGACAAGAAGGGGCAGCACGGATCCAAGCCTGGACCGGAGTCCTTGCCTGCATCACATAGCTTTGCGATGAGTTTTGGTACTGTCAATGGAACCAGTGGAGGCCCGGGCATTGATGTGGCATCCATGGCTCAGAATCACGCTCTGTTTCATAGCTCCTCAGAAGCTACGAGACAGAATATGCAGATGATGGCTGCTGTTCAGGCTGCCCAGAAGAAGAATTTCCGAATTTCAGATGATGGTAAATCTGCTGGTGTCGATTCCCATGCCACAGAAGAACGTAAGATCTTGACTGGAAAGGCAATGGGTGTTGGTGGTGGGCAGCAATCCATTGCATTCACAAGGTCGGACTTGACTACTGATGGGCATGTTTCGTCGTCTATTCAGGCAAACAACGTGATTGAGAGCTCCACACGGTCTATAAATGCTGCTGCTTCTGGTGCACCTCGCAGTTCCCGTTCCAATGCTGTGAATGTTCAGAATGCTCACAGCATTCAAGCTCAACTTCAGCAACAGCAAAATCTGCAGCTTAagcatcagcagcagcagcagcagcagcagcagcagcagcagcaacaacaaCAGCAACAACACCAGCACCAGCAGCAACTGAAGCAACACATGGCAGCAAACTCAGGTAGTCTGCAACAGCAACTGAAGCAGCACATGGCAGCAAATTCGGGTAGTCTGCCGCAGCACATGACAGCAAATGCAGTTAGTCGACAGCAGCATTTCAATTCATCTTCAACCATGGGTTTGAAGTTTCCGAGTGGACTCTCTGGCTTCCCGACAAATCTTGTCAAGAGCAACAGCAGCAGCCCCTCCCAGTCCCCACAATGGAAAGGCTCCGGTAGAAATCTGTCACCCCAAACCTCCTCTGCAACCACTGCGACTCTAAAAAACCTTCCTCAGCAGCATTCTCAGACTCAAATATCCTTCGGAGGAAATCAGAAACCATCAACAGGTTCTCAAGGGCAAGCTCATCCAAGCAACAACCAGACTTCGTCTTCCCCTATGATGGTAGGCTCTCCCACGGCCTCTTCAGTCTCCAAAGGAGCCAGTGGGAGCCCAAGAACAGCTTCATCTGCTTCTACGAACAACAAAACAAGCCAAGCGCCATCTTTGTCAGCACAGCCTACAAAGAACGCTCCATCCGGTCCTAACCAGAAGTCTCCATCAATTCTGGGGAACCTTCATGTAGCTTCTGCCTCTTCTGGAAGCATACAGAAATCTCAAATTCAACTGCAATCTCAGCAGCAGATGCCTAAAACAATGCAGCAGCaactattcttctcaaatccgTATGCTCAATCCCAGTGTCCGCATTCTTCCAGTAAAAGCTCAACCACACCTGGGGTCAGTGGATATTATATGCCGCGAAGACAGACAGACCAACAGCAGCAGTCACCAAGTGCTCCGGTGACATCAGCTGGGTGTTTGTCTTTATTGGGTGGTGCAAACACGAATGATCCAGCTACAGCAATTGCAGCAGCCACTGCTAACGCAAAGGGTAGTGGATTGCCTTCACAGGGTATAATCCATGCACCACAGTTTGCTGCGAAGGCTGCTGGTAGCCTGTTGCCAGCTGGCTTTTCTTACGCACATCCCGTTCCAGCTGCTGTTCAGGTGAAGCCTACCGAGCAGAAACAACCTGATG CCTGA
- the LOC121783743 gene encoding protein TIME FOR COFFEE-like isoform X1, with protein MDRNREARRASIVGSNGFNRRRHRTNSLRDSPDEDVELQESVRLRDRMKKDRDRERERDRERERERERDRERDLRERSSRSKRRRGGDETSEESINDEEDEEDEVNAGGVRLLSQAVGSVPNHHHHSSSFSQPQQNNTVSSNHHLQHRKTFPPISSTAAKVSKAPPEMMSAPVPRKARSASTKRSHDWISISNNSGGELNHGSSPARQAATPVPAAPMSPSSSNASMRKKLKQTVNNSGPKLKPPKVATASASKPSSSNPEELEIEIAEVLYGLMTQSQAPSSLKKEESREIKRNSSPISNSPSANNPNLGSNSGPLSAVAPKRKRPRQIPENSSHGARSSPVPAKLDADQTPKCEIPSPEKISGPAVENVHEMATNSVDPQRQAAAAGSVSEMKPVAEELRESNSVAKEEIKSPKEKESPALRAAVNQNGDSPAAAPSPAAATTKTNFADYRKEEKFEIDLMAPPPQAKSSPDKEAKIDLRGSPVDQKPVVPATDTNSKAVRDQANENDRIGAGSDQEIKVLEERESKERNVDLHLNLEKSERDDGDGVTAANKSQLLTPKQQQQQQLTEKSGHSTSSLPLPMSMGNWPGGLAPMSRYMAPLQEIVSMEGGGAVAPGHIQPLFSQPRPKRCATHCHIARNIHYLQQFMKMNPFWPGPAGSASLFGAKPCNLNFIPGMELHGNVAVRGAQDKAQNAPIPVGKEKGSQPASTSDSAQGKQQILIQQALPPVAPSNLLGPTFIFPLSQQQSAAPRPSGTKSPAAGVSSNTCSSGVTNSTSAGAVSFNYPNMPSNETQYLAILQNNGYPFPIPAAAVGAPPNYRATPGQALPLFNGSFYSSQMIHPSQLKHAQPSSIQSQLLQAHQNASQSSGGSSTSQKHLQGQHPRMQTGGGVSSGSGTASLQNMPSQKLQSSQQQLQQGLSQYVHQSRARHLEGEPSREDSPSMAESRGSRASMNIYGQNFAMPMHPQNFGLMTHPATLAGVGGGAASATSASSNHADKKGQHGSKPGPESLPASHSFAMSFGTVNGTSGGPGIDVASMAQNHALFHSSSEATRQNMQMMAAVQAAQKKNFRISDDGKSAGVDSHATEERKILTGKAMGVGGGQQSIAFTRSDLTTDGHVSSSIQANNVIESSTRSINAAASGAPRSSRSNAVNVQNAHSIQAQLQQQQNLQLKHQQQQQQQQQQQQQQQQQQHQHQQQLKQHMAANSGSLQQQLKQHMAANSGSLPQHMTANAVSRQQHFNSSSTMGLKFPSGLSGFPTNLVKSNSSSPSQSPQWKGSGRNLSPQTSSATTATLKNLPQQHSQTQISFGGNQKPSTGSQGQAHPSNNQTSSSPMMVGSPTASSVSKGASGSPRTASSASTNNKTSQAPSLSAQPTKNAPSGPNQKSPSILGNLHVASASSGSIQKSQIQLQSQQQMPKTMQQQLFFSNPYAQSQCPHSSSKSSTTPGVSGYYMPRRQTDQQQQSPSAPVTSAGCLSLLGGANTNDPATAIAAATANAKGSGLPSQGIIHAPQFAAKAAGSLLPAGFSYAHPVPAAVQVKPTEQKQPDGNDNLNPWQPEKK; from the exons ATGGACAGAAACAGAGAAGCCAGAAGAGCTAGTATCGTCGGCTCCAATGGCTTcaaccgccgccgccaccgaaCCAACAGCCTCAGAGACTCTCCAG ATGAAGATGTGGAGTTGCAGGAATCAGTGAGGTTAAGAGATAGAATGAAGAAAGATCGGGAtcgagagagggagagggacaGGGAGAGGGaaagggagagggagagggacagagagagagatttgagaGAAAGGTCTAGCCGGAGTAAGAGGAGAAGAGGCGGAGACGAGACTTCGGAAGAGAGCatcaatgatgaagaagacgaagaagatgaagtgaaCGCCGGCGGCGTGAGGTTGCTGTCGCAGGCGGTGGGTTCCGTCcccaaccaccaccaccatagcAGTAGTTTTAGTCAACCGCAACAGAACAATACTGTAAGTAGCAATCACCATCTCCAGCACAGGAAAACCTTTCCTCCTATTTCTTCAACGGCGGCCAAGGTTTCTAAAGCGCCGCCGGAAATGATGAGCGCTCCCGTTCCTAGAAAGGCACGCTCCG CATCCACGAAGAGGTCTCACGATTGGATTTCAATCAGCAACAACAGCGGCGGAGAGCTGAATCATGGGAGCTCTCCGGCGAGACAAGCGGCGACGCCTGTGCCGGCGGCTCCGATGTCTCCGTCATCTTCCAATGCTTCCATGAGAAAGAAGCTT AAGCAGACTGTGAACAACTCTGGGCCGAAGCTGAAGCCGCCGAAAGTGGCAACGGCGTCCGCGTCGAAGCCAAGCTCTTCGAATCCGGAGGAGTTGGAGATTGAAATCGCGGAGGTGTTGTATGGTTTGATGACTCAATCACAAGCCCCTTCTTCATTGAAAAAGGAGGAGTCTAGAGAAATCAAGCGCAATTCATCGCCGATTTCTAATTCCCCTTCGGCCAATAATCCCAATTTGGGATCCAATTCTGGGCCCCTTTCAGCTGTCG CTCCGAAGAGGAAGAGGCCGCGGCAGATTCCGGAGAACTCAAGCCACGGCGCTCGTAGCAGCCCCGTTCCGGCGAAGCTCGACGCAGATCAGACGCCGAAGTGCGAGATTCCATCCCCAGAGAAAATCTCAGGACCCGCAGTTGAAAATGTGCATGAAATGGCTACCAATTCGGTCGATCCACAGAggcaggcggcggcggcggggtCAGTGTCGGAGATGAAGCCTGTGGCTGAAGAATTAAGAGAGAGCAATTCCGTCGCGAAGGAAGAGATAAAGTCGCCGAAGGAAAAAGAATCTCCTGCGTTGAGAGCAGCGGTTAACCAAAACGGAGATTCACCGGCGGCGGCACCTTCACCGGCTGCGGCGACTACTAAAAC CAATTTTGCGGATTATCGGAAGGAAGAGAAGTTCGAAATAGATCTTATG gcGCCGCCGCCACAAGCAAAATCTTCTCCGGATaaagaagcaaagattgatctGAGGGGTTCGCCGGTGGATCAAAAGCCGGTTGTTCCGGCCACCGATACA AATTCGAAGGCGGTGAGAGATCAAGCCAACGAAAATGACAGAATTGGGGCAGGGagtgatcaagaaataaaggTGCTAGAAGAAAGGGAATCAAAGGAGAGGAATGTAGATTTGCATCTTAACTTGGAGAAGTCAGAAAGAGATGACGGTGATGGAGTTACTGCAGCAAACAAATCGCAGTTGTTGACTccgaagcagcagcagcagcagcagctcacTGAGAAATCTG GTCACTCAACGAGCTCTTTGCCGTTGCCAATGTCGATGGGGAATTGGCCCGGTGGGCTTGCTCCGATGAG CAGATATATGGCTCCGTTGCAAGAAATTGTGTCAATGGAGGGAGGAGGGGCAGTTGCGCCTGGACATATTCAG CCGTTGTTCTCTCAGCCCCGACCAAAACGCTGTGCTACACATTGCCACATTGCTAGGAATATACATTACCTCCAACAGTTCATGAAGATGAACCCCTTCTGGCCTGGACCGGCTGGCTCGGCTTCTTTATTCGGGGCAAAGCCTTGCAATCTTAACTTCATACCAGGAATGGAGTTGCACGGGAATGTTGCTGTCAGAGGTGCTCAGGATAAGGCCCAGAATGCCCCCATTCCTGTCGGGAAGGAGAAGGGTTCTCAACCGGCCAGTACGTCAGATTCTGCTCAGGGAAAGCAGCAGATTCTTATCCAGCAAGCATTGCCTCCCGTTGCTCCTAGTAATTTGCTG GGGCCTACTTTCATCTTCCCCTTGAGCCAGCAGCAATCGGCAGCACCACGGCCTAGTGGAACCAAATCACCGGCTGCTGGTGTTTCTTCCAATACCTGTAGCTCTGGTGTTACGAATTCCACTTCAGCAGGTGCAGTGAGCTTCAACTATCCGAATATGCCTTCTAATGAGACGCAGTATTTGGCGATCCTACAGAACAACGGGTACCCGTTTCCCATACCGGCTGCTGCTGTAGGTGCCCCCCCGAATTACAGGGCTACCCCAGGCCAGGCGCTGCCTTTGTTCAACGGTTCATTCTACTCGTCTCAGATGATTCATCCTTCGCAACTTAAGCACGCGCAGCCATCATCCATCCAGTCACAGCTGCTGCAAGCTCACCAAAATGCAAGCCAATCCAGTGGTGGTTCCTCGACTTCACAGAAGCATTTGCAGGGCCAGCATCCGAGAATGCAAACTGGCGGCGGCGTCTCCAGTGGTTCTGGAACTGCTAGCTTGCAGAACATGCCGTCCCAGAAATTGCAGTCATCCCAGCAGCAGTTGCAACAGGGTCTCAGCCAATATGTGCACCAATCACGGGCAAGGCACCTTGAGGGGGAACCAAGTAGGGAAGACAGCCCATCAATGGCTGAAAGCCGGGGTTCTCGAGCCTCTATGAACATATATGGCCAGAATTTCGCAATGCCAATGCACCCGCAGAATTTCGGGTTGATGACTCATCCTGCCACTTTGGCTGGTGTTGGCGGTGGTGCAGCGAGTGCTACGAGCGCGAGTAGTAATCATGCTGACAAGAAGGGGCAGCACGGATCCAAGCCTGGACCGGAGTCCTTGCCTGCATCACATAGCTTTGCGATGAGTTTTGGTACTGTCAATGGAACCAGTGGAGGCCCGGGCATTGATGTGGCATCCATGGCTCAGAATCACGCTCTGTTTCATAGCTCCTCAGAAGCTACGAGACAGAATATGCAGATGATGGCTGCTGTTCAGGCTGCCCAGAAGAAGAATTTCCGAATTTCAGATGATGGTAAATCTGCTGGTGTCGATTCCCATGCCACAGAAGAACGTAAGATCTTGACTGGAAAGGCAATGGGTGTTGGTGGTGGGCAGCAATCCATTGCATTCACAAGGTCGGACTTGACTACTGATGGGCATGTTTCGTCGTCTATTCAGGCAAACAACGTGATTGAGAGCTCCACACGGTCTATAAATGCTGCTGCTTCTGGTGCACCTCGCAGTTCCCGTTCCAATGCTGTGAATGTTCAGAATGCTCACAGCATTCAAGCTCAACTTCAGCAACAGCAAAATCTGCAGCTTAagcatcagcagcagcagcagcagcagcagcagcagcagcagcaacaacaaCAGCAACAACACCAGCACCAGCAGCAACTGAAGCAACACATGGCAGCAAACTCAGGTAGTCTGCAACAGCAACTGAAGCAGCACATGGCAGCAAATTCGGGTAGTCTGCCGCAGCACATGACAGCAAATGCAGTTAGTCGACAGCAGCATTTCAATTCATCTTCAACCATGGGTTTGAAGTTTCCGAGTGGACTCTCTGGCTTCCCGACAAATCTTGTCAAGAGCAACAGCAGCAGCCCCTCCCAGTCCCCACAATGGAAAGGCTCCGGTAGAAATCTGTCACCCCAAACCTCCTCTGCAACCACTGCGACTCTAAAAAACCTTCCTCAGCAGCATTCTCAGACTCAAATATCCTTCGGAGGAAATCAGAAACCATCAACAGGTTCTCAAGGGCAAGCTCATCCAAGCAACAACCAGACTTCGTCTTCCCCTATGATGGTAGGCTCTCCCACGGCCTCTTCAGTCTCCAAAGGAGCCAGTGGGAGCCCAAGAACAGCTTCATCTGCTTCTACGAACAACAAAACAAGCCAAGCGCCATCTTTGTCAGCACAGCCTACAAAGAACGCTCCATCCGGTCCTAACCAGAAGTCTCCATCAATTCTGGGGAACCTTCATGTAGCTTCTGCCTCTTCTGGAAGCATACAGAAATCTCAAATTCAACTGCAATCTCAGCAGCAGATGCCTAAAACAATGCAGCAGCaactattcttctcaaatccgTATGCTCAATCCCAGTGTCCGCATTCTTCCAGTAAAAGCTCAACCACACCTGGGGTCAGTGGATATTATATGCCGCGAAGACAGACAGACCAACAGCAGCAGTCACCAAGTGCTCCGGTGACATCAGCTGGGTGTTTGTCTTTATTGGGTGGTGCAAACACGAATGATCCAGCTACAGCAATTGCAGCAGCCACTGCTAACGCAAAGGGTAGTGGATTGCCTTCACAGGGTATAATCCATGCACCACAGTTTGCTGCGAAGGCTGCTGGTAGCCTGTTGCCAGCTGGCTTTTCTTACGCACATCCCGTTCCAGCTGCTGTTCAGGTGAAGCCTACCGAGCAGAAACAACCTGATG GAAATGACAATTTAAATCCATGGCAGCCTGAGAAAAAGTGA